tattttttgctttaaaacctGTAAAACATTAGAGAGGTATCTCTCCAGAAGCCATGCTCAGGTATACACTGAAGTGTAGAATTAAGTGAGCACTCAATAAAACATGATGTCGAGGAAGATACAATGCTATTGGTAGAATAAGGATATGATTTGTCCTCGTTTTCACAAATGCATTTCGAGTGCGGGTGCATAtcattaaattttatataaatacatttgtaagaAAAGGTATGAGCTGTAAACCTGGACTCTTACCCCTAATATTGACCTTTGTTCTTGTTTCTGGATACAAATCTGGTTGTAAGTTTGAGACCATGCTGAAGAACATGAACAAAACAAGGCTTTTGGGGGGAAATACACTAATACAGAATTATAAGTTCTATTTTAATTTCAGCAGAACAGAAAAAAGTGTAGTGTTTGTGACAGTGTGGCTTTATGCACATTTTCCAGATTAGAGACCAAGTGATGAGTGGAAAGACAATTATAAGGGAAGGACCTGATACTCCTTAGTTTGACCTTTGCAGTCGCAAAATCATCTGATCAACCTATATTGTTATAATCGTTAGTGTTATAAGTAACATATTATTGCTATTAATAAGCAAATCTCTACACATTGAGATTTCTTTAAACTCGTGTGAAATTATTTGGGCTGACGATCGTTGTTTAAGTACCAAAAATATGGTCCTGTATGATCACACACCTCAGTATGCATATTGCACCTCTATTCCAGCCCTGTTAGTCGACACAAAATGTTAACGAAAACTTTTAATAATCACGTGCGACACTAGATGTGCAGTAATATCTGGAACAAAGAGGATTCCAGCTTTCGTGTGGCATGCCTCGCTCATGCTCCTGTGTGTGCAATAAAGTAGTCGGAAATATACCTTACAGAACATGAAGGTCTTTCAGATCAGCTCTAAAATCCTACATTGGACCAAATCTGGGCACAAATCAATGCAGCACAATGTAGAGAATGCAAAACCCTTTGCAGGCGGGCCAATCCATTTAATACATCTACATctattataaacataaaaaaactgattattgttcattattgtttgtgcaaaaaaattgATCCAGGATGGTCcatgattcttcttcttttttcttttctttcattcatcttgttttaaaatcactttttactattattaatattataataatgtattattataattactattattatgtattataattaCATTCATATTGCAAACTCACTCATTATAACCCACATTATATCCGAAATTGACTCGGTAACACGTTTTACATGTtagtttataaatttttttttttttttcctaaaaatacattactacattaaattagattaaaCATGGTCTAgaccaaaaaaacatttttttgtaaattttttatttgtgcataAAATTCCAGTTTATCCTACAATACatcctgtatatatacatacgaTATTCCTGGCGAAAATTATTTGAAATTAGGTCCAGAATCTTCTGCAAATCATTGTGTTAAAGAACTTAATTACATGAGAAGCGGAATCACTGTGGTTTTTGTATAGTGGATtataatgaatatgaatatgaaggCACTGTTTTAGAAAATGAAACATGAATTTGAACACCGAGGGTGTAGAAATGTAGCCGATTATACATTTCTAGATCTGTTCTAGATTTTGTccaaagaagaaaaatcaaCTGAACGTTTTCTTTGCAGTCGATCAAGGAGAGGAAtttatcataattataattataataataataataattattattattattatttatttaattaaaataatgtattattattattattcaattccTGTCcttgaaaaattttttttttacttttataattattatattatatgatattgtattattaaaatattaaatagcataataaatataataataataatcattattattattatggatttaatagcaatttattttttatgttataattattattattattattattattattattattattaatattattattgctaccatgtgtgtgtgtttgtgtgtttgtgtgtttgtgtgtgtgtgtgtgtgtgtgtgtgtgtgtgtgtgtgtaaatggctGTAAATGAGAGGGAAATTGAACATTTATCAGTAGGCATTTAGGCAGAGCCCTATGCAACCCACAACATCTGTGGCTGCTGATGCTTGCTCTACACATTTACATGATGGAAAcagaaagctgtgtgtgtgcgtgtgtgtgtgtgtgtgtgtgtgtgtgtgttcactaaGATCTCATGCATTTTGCATTACATGTTTTCAAACAGTGTTGCTGCATGTGTTTATTGTCTTGCTTTCTCGACctcactctgtctctttgtctctttggTGTTCTCACTGGTCTcactgtttgtctctctgtctttctctcgctctctgcgtttggtgtttgttcttttttttggggtggaTGCGTGTGTGAATGATATCTACATGCAAAACACTTCACACAATAATCCCATCACActctaaaagtgtgtgtttttacagttGTGGCTGGCGCTTTCAGGTGTAATCAGAGATGAAAAGATTTCActtgatggagagatggagggattaATCCTGTACGTGACTGTGGCTGTGTCGAGGTGTAGGTTGAGATACCTTGGCATGAGTAGGCATTGTGTTTTGGTGTGCTTTTGGTTCGATTTTTATGGCTTTTCGATTTGTTTGGGCaggatttggatttgtttaGAAATGTTTGTCGATGAATTTAAATGCCTTATGTATAAGGATTGAGTTCAGTGCTGGGTTTGGTTGGTCCAAACCATCACACTGGCATCTGGTTACTTCTTTTATGTCGTTAATGAAAGTGATGTTGAACTGGAACAGCACAAATCGGGCTCTGCTGTGGTTTCACCAAGCTGTAATTTTGCCTGGATTTGGTTGGACTTCCAAAGTTGTAATTCGAACAGGACATCACTTAATGAGCTTGTTAGGGACAGtgtaattggtgtgtgtgtgtgtgtgtgtgtgtgtgtgtgtgtgtgtgtctcagctGGAGCGTGTTCCTCTGGGTTTGGAGGTGAAATATAATACCCATCTCTCTCTACGGTGATGTAACACAGAAAGCATCATAAAACACATACTCTCACATAAATCGGCATCTCAGTGGAGTTTCATCCACActttcatcatcttcatcatcattataccAAGGTCATAtattcacaaatacacaaataatcgTTTTGCTTGTCTCTCTCCATTCATCCGTCTTCCTCCCTCATCTTTTTCCTCTAGTCATAACTGTAATAGTGTAATTAGGAAGTGAAACAAATCGTCGATATATCATTGATGTAGTTTATTGTAAGTTATTATAATACAGTTTGCGTAGACAGTGCGGATGTGCATGTCCATAACTCCAACCAATGCTAATCGCATTTCGATAAATAGCCGATGATATGATACATTATGGATATTAAGCAGCTACCCATGAGATGCGATACTATCTCAATTCGATACAACAGAATGCGATTCAATGAAATATGATGCAATGTATTTCTTTGGATCAGACAGgcagcaaatcataaatgtacttaagtgtcTCCTGAATTCTACCGCATGGCCCTTTTACAAACaagcctttgtagtgcaaaaagaaaaagatgaaataaaaccagacctacttttcctgttctgttttgAGAAaggatgcagctctacctctgccatgttaatctatatgctgtgcgactctcaggacacgcctcggtctcggCAGTGTTGTAATACGTCaaattcacgtagcagcagtggtgctccGGGAACGCGATTGAGATGCCGTTTAGTGAGGACAAATCATTCTACGTATAAATTATCTACAAATTTTtgggtcactttctaaataatcaaTGTGTGGTGCAtctactaatatttatatataaacaaatagttTGTTATAGAtgcaaatgtgttaaaaactTTGCATCgcaatacaaatgccaacttgtatgcgattgacatttttttaatcgaTGTATCACGTTATTAACTTTTATGCCATGAATGAATATGAATTTATGAATTGTATGAATTTTATCCATCCCTGTTAGACAacattgtgcgtgtgtgtgtgtgtgtgtgtgtgtgtgtgtgtgtgtgtgtgtgtgagtgtgtgtgagagagagagagagagagagagaaagaaagagagagagatgtgacaGGTGCtgtctgaccactgcagatggCTCTGTTTTAGCCATCACCTTGAACCGTATTTTATttcacacttgtgtgtgtgtgtgtgtgtgtttataagatTACTCATGCGTTTATTTAAACGTCATGCAACACAGCATAACCCTTTACCAGATTCCAAGAAATTCTATAAAGTCGTGTAAACATAAGGggataaaaacatatttaccaGCGAATCACCTCAAGACTCCTGAGAACCTTGAGTCAGTGTTTCCAGCAACACTACATCAGGTGTACTTAACAGTTTCATCAGCACATCTGTTCCATCAGGAGAGACTGATGCTAagacacggacacacacacgtatacgtATCACCATAGAGCCGGTCGAAGAAAAGGTAGTACAAGAAACAACACATCGCCCTTTTTGTCTCTTTTGCTCTTTCaagacatatatatttttttgtttgtttgtgtatttggaTTAAGCACCAGAAGCGATGGTCATTGATTATGCATGCATATTAGCGAGTCAAAGCGCGTGCTAATTATGTTCCTGCTTATTGCACTTGTCAAAGCTCAGGATATTATGTATGAGGTGATTTTATGGGCATATGAATGTAGCAAAAATTAATGAAACCGTAAATTGCGTGCCTTAAagctacaggaaaaaaaaaaaaaaacaagaaattgcTTTAATACATTGTTTACTTGGactgatttttctttctctgtctctcattttctcAGCCTACCTTCCATTGGTCGAGATGGAAGCAGCTACGTTGGAAGAAGAGCGACTTCAAGGTGACAGCCCTGTCTTGGAAGACGACGGAGAATGCATATACAATGAAGAAGAGGACGCGAAAGAGTCTCGGAGATTCCAGGATTCCCCTAATAGTAATCTCACCATCCCAGATACTGGCTATCTTTCCCCACTCAGTGACGCAAGCGATCAGATTCCTGATTTTAAGAGTGTTTCTTCGAAAGAAGGACACGAAGAGGACGAGGCGCTGAAAGGCTCGGATAACGGCGTTCTGGATAACCTGGCGCAAACGAAAGGCGTGTGTGCACACCTGATCTCTGATGCTTCCTGGTCTAATGTTGTGATGAATATCATGAAAACCAGGTCAGCGACATCTGGAGCAGCTAGCGTAGGGAGTACAAATGCTACTTTCATAATGAACAGACCAAGCAACCACAATCGAGGTATCCTTAATGGAAGGGCAGAAGGCAGTTCAAACGGCTGCACAGTTAATAATGGCAAAGCTTCTAATGGTGCCGGAGTAGTATATGACTGGCATCAGGCAGCTGTTGCCAAAACGCTCCAACAAGCCCATCAGCACTTAGCAGCAGAGTCGAGCCTTTTTAGCACAGTGCAGCTTTACCGGCAAAACCACAAACTCTACGGCTCGGTTTTGACTGGCGCTAGCAAGTTCAAATGCAAGGACTGCAGTGCTGCATATGACACACTAGTAGGTCTTACAGTTCACATGAGCAATACTGGTCATTACCATGATGACAAccaagagaaagaagaagaaaataacgGCAAACACTGGTCCAAGCCACGAAAGCGTTCATTGTTGGAAATGGAGGGCAAAGACGATGCCCAGAAAGTGCTAAAATGCATGTTTTGTGGCCACTCATTTGAGTCATTACAGGACTTAAGTGTCCACATGATTAAGACTAAGCATTACCAGAAAGTGCCTCTAAAGGAGCCCATGCCAGCCTTGGCCAACAAACTGGTGCCAGCAGCCAAAAAAAGGTTATTTCATGATTCCTCAACATCACCGTGTTCCCCGAAGTCAATTACATGCTCCAGTAGAGTGGCTTCAATGGTTCAGATGAAGTCCACTGTTAATCCTTACGTTACACCAAACAATCGCTACGGATACCAGAACGGTGCAAGCTACACGTGGCAATTTGAGGAACGCAAAGCACAAATCCTAAAGTGCATGGAGTGCGGGAGCTCGCATGATACTCTGCAGCAACTCACAGCCCACATGATGCTCACGGGTCACTTCCTGAAGGTCACCAACACTACACTGAGGAAAGGAAAGCAGCTCGTGTTGGAAGAATGTGTTGAGGAAAGAATACAGTCAATTCCATTACCTCCGACAACTCCTATTGTTAAACTCCAGTCCGTGTCCCCTGCGCTGTCTTCTGGCTCAGAGGCCAGGAAGGATTTGAAGGATGTTAGTGAACCTGTGCAGAAAAAGATCAAGGAGGAAATGGAAGAGGTCAGTTTGGATTCCATGCCAAACAAGTACCTAAGAGAGGAAGACTTTGAGGAGACTGCTAAAGCAGGATTGGATATTCTAAAGTCTCTAGAGAACACAGTGTCTAGTGCCATCAACAAGGCTCAGACAGGAACACCTACCTGGGGAGGATACTCCAGCATCCACGCCGCTTATCAACTTCAGGGAGCTGCAAAGACATCGTTACTTCCTCCTGGGGTTCAAAATGTGCAGGCGGTCATTAACAGCAACCCACTTGAACCTGATCCTGGATTATTAATTTACTCCCCCTCAAGACAATCAGTACCCCTGTCACTCAGGAACAGTGTATCTACCATGGAAGAGCTGGTGGCCAAGGTCTCAGGAAAGACCCTGgggaagaaagagagggaaggaAGGATGGGGAGTGCAGACGCAGCCAAATTAACATCACCATTAccaagagaaaacaaaaatggttTTGATGCAACAGAAAATGGAGGTTTTTGCAAAGTGGAACCTGTGGAGATGCCAGTTGAAAGCCAGAATGAGATTTATAGTCAAGAACTATGCAAATCACCCATCGATAATGGCCACAGTTTAAAGATGGTTCATGATCATTCATCTGAGGGGCCTTTCATCAGTCCCCTTAGTTCACTACAATTAGTTGTGAACACACATCTTCCcaaaacatctaaggaagtCACGTCCTCCTCTGATCCTCTTTCAGTGTTATCTAAGTTTAGCAACAGGATGGAGGACCAAACTGCATTCCATTCTTCATCTAATGAGCAAAATGGAATGCTTCATGCAGAGTTCTACGAGAACATTGACCAGCCTATAGATCTCAGAAAATGCAAAAGCAGCCCTGGAAGCGTCAGTCAAGAAAGCGTTATTATTCCCAGCAGCCACAAAGTCACAAACAGCAAAACTAATGAAAGATTCTCTCCTCTGTCAGATTCTCTAAACCTACGAGAAAATGCCCTAATGGACATCTCAGACATGGTGCAGAGCCTCACTAGTCAGCTCACTCCCAAGTCCTCTACTCCACCTtgccttttagcaaaatctgaCATAGATGGACGctcatgtgaggatatgacagAGAACCTTACGTTTGCGCAGAAACATAAGGGTCGCCAGTCAAACTGGAACCCTCAGCACCTTCTCATTCTTCAGGCTGAGTTTGCATCAAGTCTGCGACAGACGCCTGAAGGTTGCTACACTGTAACTGATCTCTGTCCCCACGAACGTGTGAAAATCTGCAAGTTCACCGGTCTTTTAATGCCCACTGTCTCCCACTGGCTTGCTAATGTGAAGTACCAGCTCCGGAGAACAGGCGGGACCAAGTTTCTGAAGAACCTGGACTCCAGGAATCCGTTGTTCCTTTGCGGAGAGTGCGATTCGAAATTTAAGACTCCTTCTGCTTACATTAACCATCTGGAATCTCACCTTGGCTTTAGCCTCAAGGAAATGGCCAAGATGTCGCCGAGGTGAAGAAAAGAATAGAGAATGCCGTTTGACTCATTAATTCATCAGAGGACCCTCTGGTTTTTGTTCTCCTACATTCACACTGGCGAGTGAAAAAAGCAATATATGGCCACTGCATTCCTCGTACGATATTTTCTACAGTTTATGCAAACGAGTTCTGATGCAGTGACAGATAAATCCATGCTATTTCCTTGACAAAATCCATGCACCAATCCAACCTTAAGCACATAaaccgatcaggcataatattatgacattataacgtCTTGAGCAAGTGAATAACACTCATTATCtattcatcatggcacctgttagtaggtggaATATATTAGAcaagcaagtgaacattttgttctcaaatttgacgtgttagaatcaggaaaaataggcaagcgtaaggattcgCACGAGTTTGTCAAGGGGCCAAATTTCAAtagctagacgactgggtcagagcatctccaaaactgtagcCCTTGTGagctgttcccggtctgcagtggtcagtgtctattaaaagtggttCAAGAAAGGAACATTGAAGAATCAGCAACAGGGTCGTGGGCAGTTAAGGCACATaaatgcatgtggggagcaaaggctggtccgtgtggtccgattaaacagacgagctcctgtagctcaaattgctgaagaagttcatgctctTGATGCTCGacggactgttttggcagcaaaagaggaaccaacacaatattaggcaggttgtcataatgttatgcctgatcagtggccatcaAGTTATGGTGGTTATGGTGTACATGACGTACTATTTCTTCATAGAAAATGGACAGGCCACACCCGCTAACAAAGCTGGAGAAAAAACATCAGTACCATGTTTCTCGCTAGCGTGAATGAAGGGTTAGCGTGTTTTAAGGGACGAACAGGGATGTCGTTGCACTTTTTCTCCATCGTCCAGGCCATAAGTGTCTAGTGATACTGAAATCTGAAGACGTTTCTGCACTCAGTCTCGGGCAGGCGATCCCACAAGCACTGTACTCTTCCTGCACTAAGCCATTGCAACCCGAAATGAAATTTACTTTACAGTTCGAAAACTGCTGTTTATGGTTTGTTTCTACCTTAAAGCTTTTTAACTCATGTTTAAACGTATTTATTTTCGATTTGCATGTGATGAACGAGTTAACGGCAGATGATATTTGaatagaatttgaaaaaaaatatgaaatagtaTGCTATGTTCAGTCTTCTTGGGCATTTTGAAAGGTTTGGATACACATTTCGGTGCCGTTCGTCGACCTTTTGCTTGTTTGTGTCTTAAATCTCAGAAATTTGaagatttgaaataaatataagaatgatataagtgtgtgtttgtgtgtgttaggatcCTAGACACATTGTACTTTATCCGGATCCTGGTCCAAACAAAAC
The genomic region above belongs to Silurus meridionalis isolate SWU-2019-XX chromosome 20, ASM1480568v1, whole genome shotgun sequence and contains:
- the LOC124402716 gene encoding teashirt homolog 1-like, which codes for MARRKQREPRKAAAYLPLVEMEAATLEEERLQGDSPVLEDDGECIYNEEEDAKESRRFQDSPNSNLTIPDTGYLSPLSDASDQIPDFKSVSSKEGHEEDEALKGSDNGVLDNLAQTKGVCAHLISDASWSNVVMNIMKTRSATSGAASVGSTNATFIMNRPSNHNRGILNGRAEGSSNGCTVNNGKASNGAGVVYDWHQAAVAKTLQQAHQHLAAESSLFSTVQLYRQNHKLYGSVLTGASKFKCKDCSAAYDTLVGLTVHMSNTGHYHDDNQEKEEENNGKHWSKPRKRSLLEMEGKDDAQKVLKCMFCGHSFESLQDLSVHMIKTKHYQKVPLKEPMPALANKLVPAAKKRLFHDSSTSPCSPKSITCSSRVASMVQMKSTVNPYVTPNNRYGYQNGASYTWQFEERKAQILKCMECGSSHDTLQQLTAHMMLTGHFLKVTNTTLRKGKQLVLEECVEERIQSIPLPPTTPIVKLQSVSPALSSGSEARKDLKDVSEPVQKKIKEEMEEVSLDSMPNKYLREEDFEETAKAGLDILKSLENTVSSAINKAQTGTPTWGGYSSIHAAYQLQGAAKTSLLPPGVQNVQAVINSNPLEPDPGLLIYSPSRQSVPLSLRNSVSTMEELVAKVSGKTLGKKEREGRMGSADAAKLTSPLPRENKNGFDATENGGFCKVEPVEMPVESQNEIYSQELCKSPIDNGHSLKMVHDHSSEGPFISPLSSLQLVVNTHLPKTSKEVTSSSDPLSVLSKFSNRMEDQTAFHSSSNEQNGMLHAEFYENIDQPIDLRKCKSSPGSVSQESVIIPSSHKVTNSKTNERFSPLSDSLNLRENALMDISDMVQSLTSQLTPKSSTPPCLLAKSDIDGRSCEDMTENLTFAQKHKGRQSNWNPQHLLILQAEFASSLRQTPEGCYTVTDLCPHERVKICKFTGLLMPTVSHWLANVKYQLRRTGGTKFLKNLDSRNPLFLCGECDSKFKTPSAYINHLESHLGFSLKEMAKMSPR